In Micromonospora purpureochromogenes, a single window of DNA contains:
- a CDS encoding ATP-binding protein: MRDDEVYALLSSPGWLLMPVGLPGAGKSTLGGLLIAHGLMDRHGILSTDRLREWLGGRRDWLGDEDLVFRHAREILAARLRNGLSTYFDATNIRAADRNYAFTAAQAAGRAVLVIRFAEPEEMCRRRRAHQGVVYDDQVWDGLVKDLAEIDWSRLAAPWVDSAALARIIADQT; encoded by the coding sequence ATGCGCGATGACGAGGTGTACGCATTACTGTCGAGCCCCGGCTGGTTACTTATGCCGGTCGGGCTGCCCGGTGCCGGTAAGTCCACCCTGGGCGGTCTGCTCATCGCCCATGGCTTGATGGACCGGCACGGGATTCTGAGCACAGACAGGCTACGCGAGTGGCTCGGCGGCCGGCGGGACTGGCTTGGTGACGAGGATCTGGTGTTCCGCCACGCCCGGGAGATCCTGGCCGCTCGGTTGCGCAACGGCTTGAGCACCTACTTTGACGCGACGAATATCCGCGCGGCCGATCGAAACTATGCCTTTACAGCGGCTCAGGCCGCGGGGCGTGCTGTGCTGGTCATCCGATTCGCTGAACCGGAAGAGATGTGCCGACGACGCCGCGCGCACCAAGGCGTGGTCTACGATGACCAGGTGTGGGACGGGCTCGTGAAGGATCTCGCTGAGATCGACTGGAGCAGGCTCGCCGCTCCGTGGGTGGACAGCGCCGCATTGGCCCGCATCATCGCGGACCAGACGTGA
- a CDS encoding CpaF family protein, translated as MSDKRGYSGPTRPAAVDRIATNGHRWPTNGTPDASAPDLGPPAPADRPPVSIDYAAVRLLRARVSAELTAALRETPNVSTDHRQAEAERIAARLVRDHVDTLHQAGQPISQAEEDALLDAVAADMFGLGRLQQLLDRPDIVNIHILGCDNVRIEHTDGRITTGDPVADSDKELADMFQVLAMRAGATERSLSSTKPWLDMQLPDGSRLTVLMQVSVRPYAAIRRHTLMDVSLEDLRDRYGALDELICQFLKAAMAAGLNIMVAGLADAGKTTLLRGLAREIPAGEQFVTLEESRELGLHTTGRHRWAMSLESREGHGSRGVDGRPAGEVTIMDMIPLTLRMSVQRIIVGEVRSREIVPMLQAMATSKGSLCTIHARDPRAVMDRVVELALQHGPEMTAELARRMAAGAIDLIVYVSVEDETKLGGRKHRYVSEIVEVGGMSGDQLVTTQIFGPGPDGRAVPRHLPERLLDSLLRVGYDPRQLTGYIQQGEHNRGAWTTRLDTLGRRP; from the coding sequence ATGTCCGATAAGCGCGGGTACAGCGGTCCGACCCGGCCGGCGGCGGTTGACCGGATCGCCACGAACGGCCACCGCTGGCCGACCAACGGCACCCCGGACGCCTCCGCGCCGGATCTTGGACCGCCAGCCCCCGCTGATCGACCGCCGGTCAGCATCGACTACGCGGCAGTTCGGCTGCTGCGCGCCCGGGTCAGCGCCGAGCTGACGGCCGCTCTTCGAGAGACGCCGAACGTGTCCACCGATCATCGACAGGCGGAGGCGGAACGCATCGCCGCGCGGCTGGTACGCGATCACGTCGACACTCTGCACCAGGCGGGACAGCCGATATCGCAGGCGGAAGAGGATGCCCTGCTCGATGCCGTCGCCGCCGACATGTTCGGCCTGGGGCGCCTGCAACAGCTGCTGGATCGACCGGACATCGTCAACATCCACATCCTCGGCTGCGACAACGTACGGATCGAGCACACCGACGGGCGGATCACCACAGGCGATCCCGTCGCCGACAGCGACAAGGAACTGGCCGACATGTTCCAGGTCCTCGCGATGCGCGCCGGGGCGACCGAACGCTCGCTGTCGTCGACGAAGCCGTGGTTGGACATGCAGCTGCCGGACGGAAGCCGCCTCACCGTACTCATGCAGGTGTCGGTGCGGCCCTACGCCGCCATCCGCCGGCACACCCTCATGGACGTCAGCCTGGAGGACCTCCGCGACCGGTACGGCGCCCTGGACGAACTGATCTGCCAGTTCCTGAAGGCCGCCATGGCAGCCGGTCTCAACATCATGGTCGCCGGCCTCGCCGATGCCGGGAAGACCACCCTACTGCGCGGACTGGCTCGGGAGATCCCTGCCGGGGAGCAGTTCGTCACGCTGGAGGAGTCGCGCGAGCTCGGCCTGCACACCACCGGCCGGCATCGCTGGGCGATGAGCCTCGAATCCCGGGAAGGCCACGGATCCCGCGGCGTCGATGGCCGACCTGCCGGTGAGGTCACGATCATGGACATGATCCCGCTGACCCTCCGGATGTCGGTCCAGCGGATCATCGTCGGCGAGGTCCGGTCCCGAGAGATCGTGCCGATGCTGCAGGCCATGGCCACCAGCAAGGGTTCGCTCTGCACCATCCACGCTCGCGATCCCCGAGCCGTCATGGACCGGGTCGTCGAGCTCGCCCTGCAGCACGGGCCCGAGATGACCGCCGAGCTGGCGCGGCGGATGGCCGCCGGCGCCATCGACCTCATCGTGTACGTGAGCGTCGAGGACGAGACCAAGCTCGGCGGACGCAAGCACCGCTACGTCTCTGAGATCGTCGAGGTGGGCGGGATGAGCGGGGACCAGCTCGTCACCACGCAGATCTTCGGGCCGGGGCCGGACGGACGGGCCGTGCCGCGCCACCTCCCCGAACGGCTGCTCGACTCCCTCCTGCGGGTCGGCTACGACCCCCGTCAGCTCACCGGCTACATCCAGCAGGGCGAGCACAACCGCGGTGCCTGGACCACCCGCCTCGACACGCTGGGGAGGCGGCCGTGA
- a CDS encoding class I SAM-dependent methyltransferase, whose product MELLPPPPCQVLDVGAGEGRLTRAMTARGYSVFPVERSLGMLRALQVEDGNRAALNGDACALPIRPGSVDCVVSLMVLMSIADAMSAVREAARVLRDGGLAVFAVLHPLVTCGRMGDDGDLRVSDYGNCSLPAPRRVQRRVPLTYEHFHRPIGTYLSWSIDAGLTLEAVVEPLPGAEQVAAHPRFRRWAGVPNMLLWTARRRVSSP is encoded by the coding sequence ATGGAACTCCTTCCGCCGCCGCCATGTCAAGTGCTCGACGTCGGAGCCGGTGAGGGACGGCTGACTCGGGCAATGACTGCTCGCGGTTACAGCGTGTTCCCCGTGGAGCGATCGCTCGGCATGCTACGGGCACTCCAGGTTGAGGACGGTAATCGGGCCGCGCTGAACGGCGATGCCTGTGCCCTGCCGATAAGGCCGGGCAGTGTCGATTGTGTGGTGTCGCTGATGGTGCTGATGTCGATCGCCGATGCGATGTCGGCGGTGCGCGAGGCCGCACGAGTGCTGCGCGACGGTGGGCTCGCCGTCTTCGCTGTCCTGCACCCACTGGTGACCTGCGGGCGCATGGGCGACGACGGCGACCTGAGGGTGAGCGACTACGGGAATTGCTCACTCCCTGCTCCCCGTCGCGTGCAGCGACGTGTGCCGCTAACGTACGAGCACTTCCACCGGCCGATCGGTACATACCTGTCCTGGTCGATCGACGCCGGCCTGACGCTCGAGGCAGTAGTCGAGCCGCTGCCGGGCGCGGAGCAAGTCGCCGCGCACCCGCGGTTCCGCCGCTGGGCAGGGGTTCCCAACATGTTGCTGTGGACAGCTCGTCGGCGTGTGTCTAGCCCCTAG
- a CDS encoding carbamoyltransferase C-terminal domain-containing protein translates to MYTLGIGGGFGHDGSSCLLKDGELIAFAEEERLIRVKLAYRAAPVRSVLYCVRRAGISLADVGAVAFGWDPALDPDLAVLRETAKALLDAPALRQLRPSEIVYLPHHDCHAAMAVVASDYAADAVLVMDGRGETSSSTIYQTVDLDLSPVASMDVLESLGSFYSSATRFAGFGRGGEGKLMGLAAYSDPAAAKSIPAFNLVDDGVTALLPADRSSASPTERHSQARSGWFQLFANTIGGARDTPVPAPGPFDLLAADDHLPPSPWPGFALAVQNELERVVDHLAGLAIALTGAKHLALSGGVALNCSANGSLRRRLGPRLSVHALVGDAGTAIGAAALQQYRHGIDVRPVRHAYLGPQWSDDELRACLEQLGCGWREPSDLAAAVAAELADGRVVGWFQDAAEAGPRALGHRSILAAPNRTGIAHKVNRLKRRERWRPFAPSVRREDAVALFGVAEAPYMLEATEASPDARLAVPEIIHHDGTSRLHVPQPQTSGRFRDLLDRMKASTGHGVVLNTSFNIGPEPIVCTPVDAIRSFFGSPLDVLAMGPFVVTKSDSRKGR, encoded by the coding sequence ATGTACACGCTGGGCATCGGCGGCGGGTTCGGACACGACGGGTCCTCCTGCCTGCTTAAGGACGGAGAATTGATTGCCTTCGCCGAGGAGGAACGCCTTATCCGCGTAAAGCTGGCGTACCGGGCGGCACCGGTGCGGTCGGTTCTGTATTGCGTGCGACGCGCCGGGATCTCCCTGGCCGACGTGGGTGCTGTAGCCTTCGGGTGGGACCCAGCGCTGGATCCCGACCTGGCTGTACTGCGGGAAACCGCCAAGGCGCTGCTGGACGCGCCGGCCCTGCGCCAGCTTCGGCCCAGTGAGATCGTTTACCTCCCACACCACGACTGCCATGCCGCGATGGCCGTGGTCGCTAGTGATTACGCCGCAGACGCGGTACTGGTCATGGACGGCCGAGGCGAAACGAGTTCGAGCACCATCTACCAGACCGTCGACCTCGATCTGAGCCCTGTCGCTAGTATGGACGTGCTGGAATCATTGGGAAGCTTTTACTCCTCTGCGACCCGCTTCGCCGGGTTCGGCCGAGGTGGTGAGGGCAAGCTGATGGGGTTGGCGGCGTACAGCGATCCGGCTGCTGCCAAGTCCATTCCTGCCTTCAATCTGGTGGACGACGGGGTCACCGCACTCCTGCCCGCCGACCGGTCCTCTGCCAGTCCCACCGAGCGGCACAGCCAGGCCCGCTCAGGTTGGTTCCAACTGTTCGCCAATACGATTGGCGGCGCCCGGGACACGCCTGTACCCGCGCCAGGCCCGTTTGACCTACTCGCTGCCGACGACCATCTGCCACCCTCGCCTTGGCCCGGCTTCGCTCTGGCCGTCCAGAACGAGCTGGAGCGAGTGGTCGACCACCTGGCTGGCCTGGCGATCGCGCTGACCGGCGCGAAGCATCTCGCGCTCTCCGGCGGGGTGGCGCTCAATTGCAGCGCGAACGGTTCACTACGACGCCGCCTGGGTCCGCGGCTGTCGGTACACGCCCTTGTCGGCGATGCGGGCACCGCCATCGGCGCGGCCGCCTTGCAGCAATATCGGCATGGCATCGACGTCCGCCCCGTACGGCATGCCTACCTGGGCCCGCAATGGTCCGACGACGAGCTTCGGGCCTGCCTGGAACAGCTCGGGTGCGGCTGGAGGGAACCCAGCGATCTGGCCGCCGCTGTCGCCGCCGAACTCGCCGACGGTCGCGTCGTGGGCTGGTTCCAGGACGCCGCCGAAGCCGGCCCTCGGGCCCTCGGGCACCGGTCGATCCTCGCTGCGCCCAACCGAACCGGAATCGCGCATAAAGTTAACCGCCTGAAGCGGCGCGAGCGATGGCGACCATTCGCTCCATCGGTCCGGCGCGAGGACGCGGTGGCCCTGTTCGGTGTCGCTGAAGCCCCGTACATGTTGGAGGCGACCGAGGCAAGCCCCGACGCCCGGCTGGCAGTGCCGGAGATCATCCACCACGATGGTACGAGCCGGCTACACGTCCCGCAGCCGCAGACCAGCGGCCGATTTAGGGATTTACTCGACCGGATGAAGGCATCCACTGGCCACGGGGTTGTGCTGAATACTTCTTTCAACATCGGGCCCGAACCGATCGTTTGTACTCCTGTAGACGCGATCCGCAGCTTCTTTGGTTCGCCGCTCGACGTGCTGGCGATGGGCCCGTTCGTCGTCACAAAGTCAGACAGCCGAAAGGGGCGGTGA
- a CDS encoding oxygenase MpaB family protein, whose protein sequence is MRARYANLARIRELDPERDYLAIYQTMLRYEFPWDMKLGLNLAFNRSFSIPSIAAVHTATGELTERTQKRIDDTGLLMYEMVLNGFDQPRGRDALRRVNQIHRPYGIPNDDYLYVLGCLVVIPTRWLQQYGWRQPCCHERQATYLFYRELGRRMGISDIPGSYEEFETWFDAHDATHLQPNGDAAAIERATRMLMLTRIPKPFAPLGNALVSAMYDAPLRHAMRVDAPTWPVRAGLHAALKMRSRLQRWFGAPQTTPLFADGIKAKSYPDGYEISQLGPQQDQVPGRPSA, encoded by the coding sequence ATGAGAGCTCGTTACGCCAACCTCGCTCGCATCCGCGAACTCGACCCGGAGCGCGATTACCTGGCCATCTACCAGACGATGCTGCGCTACGAGTTCCCGTGGGACATGAAGCTCGGGCTCAACCTGGCATTCAACCGGTCCTTCTCGATCCCGTCGATCGCCGCCGTGCACACCGCCACCGGCGAGCTGACCGAGCGTACGCAGAAGCGCATCGACGACACCGGTCTCCTGATGTACGAGATGGTGCTCAACGGCTTCGACCAGCCACGCGGCCGCGACGCTCTGCGGCGGGTCAACCAGATCCACCGCCCGTACGGCATCCCCAACGACGACTACCTCTACGTCCTCGGCTGCCTCGTGGTCATTCCGACCCGGTGGCTGCAGCAGTACGGCTGGCGCCAACCCTGTTGCCACGAGCGGCAGGCCACCTACCTGTTCTATCGCGAGCTGGGCCGGCGCATGGGCATCAGTGACATCCCCGGCTCCTACGAGGAGTTCGAGACCTGGTTCGACGCCCACGACGCCACCCACCTGCAGCCCAACGGCGACGCCGCGGCAATCGAGCGAGCCACCCGCATGCTGATGCTCACCCGCATCCCCAAGCCCTTCGCCCCGCTGGGCAACGCGCTGGTCAGCGCCATGTACGACGCGCCGCTCCGGCACGCGATGCGAGTCGACGCGCCGACTTGGCCGGTCCGGGCCGGCCTGCACGCGGCATTGAAGATGCGGTCGCGGCTTCAGCGGTGGTTCGGAGCGCCACAGACCACGCCGTTGTTCGCCGACGGCATCAAAGCAAAGAGCTATCCCGACGGGTACGAGATCAGCCAGCTCGGTCCGCAGCAAGACCAGGTGCCTGGTCGACCCAGCGCATGA
- a CDS encoding ImmA/IrrE family metallo-endopeptidase: MTLNRLRKRCEQLLTALKVPEPFDIRALCQVLGQRRGRPIHLVPIKLPARTVCGMFVPTGDFDAIFFEQNTSPLHQMLIIGHELGHLIAGHQTTEVLDPEASRMLLPDLDPQLVQRSLGRSNYAAAEEREAEMIGSLLLRRTRRGASEEDDLPLDRRQAELYGRLRLSLEHPDW; encoded by the coding sequence GTGACGTTGAACCGACTACGCAAGCGCTGCGAGCAGCTGCTCACCGCGCTGAAGGTGCCGGAGCCGTTCGACATACGCGCGCTGTGCCAAGTCCTCGGCCAGCGGCGCGGCCGGCCCATCCACCTGGTTCCGATCAAGCTGCCGGCACGCACGGTGTGCGGCATGTTCGTACCGACGGGAGACTTCGACGCCATCTTCTTCGAGCAGAACACTTCTCCGTTGCACCAGATGCTGATCATCGGACACGAGCTGGGACACCTGATCGCCGGTCATCAGACGACCGAGGTGCTGGACCCGGAGGCCTCACGGATGCTGCTGCCGGACCTCGACCCGCAGTTGGTCCAGCGCAGCCTCGGTCGCAGCAACTATGCCGCCGCCGAGGAGCGCGAAGCCGAGATGATCGGATCGCTGCTCCTTCGCCGGACGCGCAGGGGCGCCAGCGAGGAGGACGACTTACCGTTGGACAGGCGGCAGGCCGAGCTGTACGGCCGGCTGCGGCTGTCGCTGGAACACCCCGACTGGTAG
- a CDS encoding type II secretion system F family protein: MSLLDLAAVLAGLLAVSGAVVGVVGVVGTTRPPRPPSALQQRARRWWVGPGRTRREQRNHQVKTVAAVVAGALTWLLTGWPAAGAIIGIAVPGIPWLFAAGRAEKQAIARLEAVEAWTRRLADIVARGIGLQQAVVATAATAPQLVEQEIRDLAARLQAGGDPIVALQQLADDLDDYTADQVIAPLMLHVTDRGEGLHEVLTGISRSIAAEIEMRSTIDAKREGSRFAVRFLTGMTILLLAYGMLNPHYLQPYGSALGQLVLVFLAGLYVALMTSVRRLSLPPRRERLLPPADTQTLGAAA, translated from the coding sequence GTGAGCCTGCTCGATCTCGCCGCTGTGCTGGCAGGTCTGCTCGCCGTCTCCGGGGCGGTTGTCGGTGTGGTCGGCGTCGTAGGAACCACCCGGCCGCCCCGTCCGCCGTCGGCTCTTCAGCAGCGGGCCCGCCGCTGGTGGGTCGGACCGGGGCGGACGCGGCGCGAGCAACGCAACCACCAGGTCAAGACGGTTGCCGCAGTCGTTGCCGGCGCACTGACCTGGCTCCTGACCGGCTGGCCCGCCGCCGGCGCCATCATCGGCATCGCCGTCCCCGGCATACCCTGGCTCTTCGCCGCCGGCCGCGCCGAGAAGCAGGCGATCGCCCGGCTGGAGGCGGTGGAAGCCTGGACCCGCCGGTTGGCGGACATCGTCGCCCGAGGGATCGGCCTGCAGCAGGCGGTCGTGGCGACCGCCGCGACGGCACCGCAACTCGTCGAGCAGGAGATCCGTGATCTGGCGGCGCGGCTACAGGCCGGCGGCGACCCGATCGTCGCACTGCAGCAGCTGGCCGACGACCTCGACGACTACACCGCCGATCAGGTCATCGCTCCGCTCATGCTCCACGTCACCGACCGGGGTGAGGGTCTGCACGAGGTGCTGACCGGCATCAGCCGATCCATCGCCGCTGAGATCGAGATGCGCTCGACGATCGACGCCAAGCGCGAAGGCTCCCGCTTCGCGGTCCGGTTCCTGACCGGCATGACCATCCTGCTCCTGGCGTACGGAATGCTCAACCCGCACTACCTGCAGCCCTACGGCAGCGCGTTGGGGCAACTTGTCCTGGTCTTCCTCGCCGGCCTGTACGTCGCGCTCATGACCTCGGTACGCCGACTCAGCCTCCCGCCCAGGCGGGAACGCCTGTTGCCGCCGGCGGACACCCAGACGCTGGGGGCAGCGGCATGA
- a CDS encoding histidine phosphatase family protein: MILLIRHAEAIWTEAAVDEVVRDPDLTDDGRLQAAYLAKALQREPVDVLVSSPLRRAAATYAVVAGRPGNATDFQEWLREIHYPDWRGWRLATVQSILREHDRESVEQRWAGLAGGESAQDHIALVRGGAEAFLRSHGLVRSPSDPALWEFTGPQRRIAMIGHVGSLATIVSMLLGLAPVAWERQRFPVPNASITRLAPVQVGCRFAFSLHSLGDDSFMPPEMRRR; the protein is encoded by the coding sequence GTGATCCTGCTGATCAGGCATGCCGAGGCCATCTGGACCGAAGCCGCAGTGGATGAGGTAGTCAGAGACCCCGATCTTACTGACGACGGCCGCCTTCAGGCGGCCTATCTGGCCAAAGCGTTGCAGAGAGAGCCGGTCGACGTCCTGGTGAGCTCGCCGTTGCGGCGGGCCGCTGCAACCTACGCGGTAGTCGCAGGACGTCCCGGGAATGCAACCGACTTCCAGGAGTGGCTCCGGGAGATTCACTACCCGGATTGGCGCGGCTGGCGGCTGGCCACCGTGCAGAGCATCCTTCGAGAGCACGACCGGGAGAGTGTGGAACAGCGCTGGGCGGGCCTTGCCGGCGGGGAGTCCGCCCAGGACCACATCGCCCTGGTCCGTGGCGGAGCCGAAGCGTTCCTGCGGAGTCACGGCCTGGTCCGGTCGCCTTCCGATCCGGCGCTGTGGGAGTTCACCGGTCCGCAACGTCGGATCGCGATGATCGGACACGTGGGCAGCCTCGCCACCATCGTGTCCATGCTCCTAGGGTTGGCTCCCGTGGCGTGGGAACGCCAACGGTTTCCGGTTCCGAACGCATCGATCACTCGGCTCGCTCCCGTGCAGGTAGGTTGCCGCTTTGCATTCAGCCTTCACAGTTTAGGGGACGACTCCTTCATGCCGCCCGAGATGCGCAGGCGGTGA
- a CDS encoding MAB_1171c family putative transporter: MDTTLYAGCSLAGWIAFGYMLRLQRRQPSHARGAICVALGAFAVGITLAVPPLATAIDHASGLPNLAKVLSHGCAMTIAVSAESMLLHLALPPRTAAARVRLWMLVTGGAFLAMVGLFAHTLTYDSPVLLTVEYATDPAVTAYLLIFMTLGFFAYCIDIARLCWRFARICGRPWLRRGLRVTAVGAAFALLYSTNKIVYLVAYWNGYRPTGEREIAAVLVAISALLMMVGLTMPAWGPIFAITRRWDDFRFYRQLEPLWRNLIAELPELELDASLRRPLTAVRDIDYALTRRVAEIRDARLSLRPYMDARVTVLAEQFAEQAEVNDDERRAAVEAAHLACALRAHRAGLAAELIQPADDLHRPAGGYAGEVSWLTLVSTAYARSVVVARTLTASRHLRTSQSPLGDARR, from the coding sequence ATGGACACCACCCTGTACGCCGGCTGCTCCCTCGCGGGCTGGATCGCCTTCGGGTACATGCTGCGCCTGCAGCGTCGGCAGCCCAGCCACGCGCGCGGCGCGATCTGCGTTGCTCTCGGAGCGTTCGCCGTCGGCATCACGCTCGCCGTTCCGCCGCTCGCGACCGCCATCGATCACGCATCGGGACTGCCGAACCTGGCCAAGGTCCTCTCCCACGGGTGCGCGATGACGATCGCCGTGAGCGCCGAGAGCATGCTCCTGCACCTGGCGCTCCCGCCGAGGACGGCCGCCGCCCGCGTCCGGCTCTGGATGCTGGTCACCGGCGGCGCCTTCCTCGCCATGGTCGGGTTGTTCGCCCACACGCTCACCTACGACAGCCCCGTGCTCCTCACGGTCGAGTACGCGACCGACCCGGCGGTGACCGCGTACCTGCTGATCTTCATGACCCTGGGCTTCTTCGCCTACTGCATCGACATCGCCCGGCTGTGCTGGCGCTTCGCCCGAATCTGCGGCCGTCCCTGGCTGCGCCGGGGCCTCCGCGTCACGGCTGTCGGCGCCGCCTTCGCCCTGCTCTACAGCACAAACAAGATCGTGTACCTGGTGGCCTACTGGAACGGCTACCGCCCCACCGGCGAGCGGGAGATCGCCGCGGTCCTGGTGGCCATCAGCGCGCTGCTCATGATGGTCGGTCTCACCATGCCGGCGTGGGGCCCGATCTTCGCGATCACGCGACGCTGGGACGACTTCCGCTTCTACCGCCAACTGGAACCACTCTGGCGGAACCTCATCGCTGAACTGCCGGAACTCGAGCTCGATGCGAGCCTGCGCCGGCCCCTCACGGCCGTGCGGGACATCGACTACGCCCTGACCCGCCGGGTCGCCGAGATCCGGGACGCACGACTCTCGCTGCGCCCCTACATGGATGCCCGGGTGACGGTGCTGGCCGAGCAGTTCGCTGAGCAGGCTGAGGTGAACGACGACGAACGGCGAGCTGCGGTGGAAGCAGCCCACCTCGCCTGTGCTCTGCGCGCGCACCGCGCCGGCCTTGCCGCCGAACTCATCCAGCCCGCAGATGACCTACATCGTCCCGCTGGTGGCTACGCCGGCGAGGTCTCCTGGCTGACGCTCGTCTCCACCGCCTACGCCCGATCGGTCGTGGTGGCCCGGACGCTCACCGCGTCCCGCCACCTCCGTACCTCGCAGTCCCCGCTTGGAGATGCCCGACGATGA
- a CDS encoding SAF domain-containing protein, with amino-acid sequence MALIAAGGLIAAAVLRKVGTTAEYLAVAATVEVGSTIDRSDLRTVRITGDPALKPIRVSAADTVVGKFAAVALVPGTLLTEAQLTDTAVPGPGRQLVGISLPQERMPAERIKPGAEVVLVLTADDGPVATQQATAAPISIKASVVDVRDGAKEGTTLLNVAVVERDGPLVAARAAAGRIVVALTTGD; translated from the coding sequence GTGGCACTGATCGCTGCCGGCGGGTTGATCGCCGCTGCCGTGCTGCGCAAAGTGGGCACCACAGCCGAGTATCTGGCAGTGGCCGCCACGGTGGAGGTCGGCTCCACGATCGATCGCTCCGACCTTCGCACCGTACGGATCACGGGCGACCCGGCCCTCAAGCCCATCCGGGTCAGCGCTGCCGACACCGTCGTTGGGAAGTTCGCCGCGGTCGCACTGGTGCCTGGCACCCTGCTGACCGAGGCGCAGCTCACCGACACCGCGGTGCCCGGCCCGGGCAGACAGCTGGTCGGGATCAGCCTGCCGCAGGAGCGCATGCCTGCCGAGCGGATCAAGCCCGGCGCGGAGGTCGTCCTCGTCCTTACCGCCGACGACGGCCCGGTAGCGACTCAGCAGGCGACGGCGGCACCGATCAGCATCAAAGCCAGCGTCGTGGACGTACGGGACGGGGCGAAGGAGGGGACGACGCTCCTCAACGTGGCCGTCGTCGAACGCGACGGCCCGCTCGTGGCCGCGCGCGCCGCTGCCGGTCGCATCGTCGTCGCCCTGACCACGGGGGACTGA
- a CDS encoding type II secretion system F family protein, with product MNSGHLTAMVIAGAMMGLGMFLLVVQLIPAPPALGPALRRLHPMSTPSSTLASVGWLRRRFSVPHADLRLLDRSTDQYLLTLGLSALFCLLLPALITIAVAVLALPIPVFIPAGGTLAAALAGAVLAHRELVVKANTARAEFTRGMCTYLDLAAHQVLGGHGPVESLDRAASVCHGWVFARIRDALLSAQLQLRPPWDELKVLARDIEVVELGDLADIMRTAGNEGADVHHTLRARADSMRDRIRTEALAQAELRTNKLDIPAAALILVLLVLIGYPFMARLFVH from the coding sequence ATGAACAGCGGTCACCTCACCGCCATGGTCATCGCCGGCGCGATGATGGGCCTCGGGATGTTCTTGCTGGTCGTACAGCTGATTCCCGCGCCGCCAGCACTCGGGCCGGCGCTTCGCCGGCTGCATCCGATGAGCACCCCGAGCAGCACTCTGGCCAGCGTCGGCTGGCTCCGGCGCCGATTCTCGGTGCCGCACGCCGACCTGCGGCTCCTCGACCGCAGCACCGACCAGTACCTCCTCACTCTTGGCCTGTCTGCGCTGTTCTGCTTGCTCCTGCCCGCCCTGATCACCATTGCCGTCGCGGTCCTGGCCCTGCCGATACCCGTGTTCATCCCCGCCGGCGGGACGCTCGCCGCCGCGCTTGCCGGTGCGGTGCTGGCCCACCGGGAGCTCGTCGTCAAGGCCAACACCGCCCGCGCGGAATTCACCCGTGGCATGTGCACCTACCTCGACCTCGCGGCCCACCAGGTCCTCGGTGGCCACGGCCCGGTCGAATCGCTGGACCGCGCGGCCAGCGTCTGCCACGGCTGGGTCTTCGCTCGAATCCGGGACGCCCTGCTCAGCGCGCAGCTCCAGCTGCGGCCGCCGTGGGACGAGCTGAAGGTCCTCGCCCGGGACATCGAGGTCGTCGAGCTGGGCGACTTGGCGGACATCATGCGCACCGCCGGCAACGAGGGCGCCGACGTCCACCACACGCTCCGCGCTCGCGCCGACTCGATGCGGGATCGGATCCGCACCGAGGCCCTCGCCCAAGCCGAGCTGCGTACCAACAAGCTCGACATCCCCGCCGCGGCGCTGATCCTCGTCCTTCTCGTCCTCATCGGCTACCCGTTCATGGCCCGCTTGTTCGTCCACTGA
- a CDS encoding prepilin peptidase: MLESCIAIAVTIVVLAAPTIPVLLAGLWWVGCAVPIVFIDAQVHRLPNAITMPAAAGVFALLSVDAALTHRWDPLVSATICAAVTTTVFVSMGLVLGSRGMGLGDTKLITSVTALLGWWGWGAAFGAVFLGFLAAGLVGAMLLAAGRVRRGTHIPMGPFFIAGAMGMLALTVGAPPG; encoded by the coding sequence GTGCTGGAGTCCTGCATTGCGATCGCAGTGACCATCGTGGTTCTCGCCGCTCCTACCATCCCGGTGTTGCTGGCCGGCCTGTGGTGGGTCGGCTGCGCAGTCCCGATCGTCTTCATCGACGCTCAGGTGCACCGCCTACCCAACGCCATCACCATGCCTGCGGCAGCCGGCGTCTTCGCTCTGCTCTCCGTCGATGCAGCACTCACCCATCGGTGGGATCCCCTGGTCAGCGCGACGATCTGCGCGGCTGTCACCACGACGGTGTTCGTCAGCATGGGGCTAGTCCTGGGCAGTCGCGGCATGGGTTTGGGCGACACCAAGCTCATCACCTCGGTGACCGCGCTGCTGGGCTGGTGGGGCTGGGGCGCGGCGTTCGGAGCGGTGTTCTTGGGCTTCCTGGCTGCAGGACTCGTGGGTGCCATGCTGTTGGCCGCCGGACGAGTGCGCCGAGGCACCCACATCCCGATGGGTCCGTTTTTCATAGCTGGTGCGATGGGGATGCTCGCGCTCACAGTCGGGGCACCGCCCGGGTAA